The following proteins are co-located in the Sphingomonas panacis genome:
- a CDS encoding DUF2171 domain-containing protein, with protein sequence MGYDRYPQNRSDDYNHSPDPDIQGRDYGSGRDYTYSSARDYQAAGAFDRDRGGYRGDYDRNRDYGYGNREQGREFGGRDFGGRGYPRDRGNGGGGEYRGSYGSHGRRYTEAGGRHAETGGRDYGRQPQGYDYDDRGFFDRAGDEVRSWFGDEEAERRRELDSRYDDRNDHSHQGASYGRDQDYHQWRRGQIDALDRDYHEYRTENRSKFENEFGAWRTERQTQRGALSKVEEHFEVIGSDGQHIGTVDKVRGDRIILTKSDANAGGHHHSIPSRWIDSVDGKQVTVRKTAEEAKAHWRDEDRNTAFFNESGNDRDANRTASTQDRSLNRSFSGTY encoded by the coding sequence ATGGGTTACGACCGTTATCCCCAGAACAGAAGCGACGACTACAACCACAGCCCCGACCCGGACATCCAGGGCCGCGATTATGGCTCTGGCCGCGACTACACCTATTCCAGCGCGCGCGACTATCAGGCCGCCGGCGCGTTCGACCGTGATCGCGGCGGATATCGCGGCGACTATGATCGCAACCGCGACTATGGCTACGGCAACCGCGAGCAAGGCCGCGAGTTCGGTGGCCGGGACTTCGGCGGGCGCGGCTATCCGCGCGACCGCGGCAATGGCGGCGGCGGCGAATATCGCGGCAGCTATGGCAGCCACGGCCGCCGCTACACCGAAGCGGGCGGGCGCCACGCCGAGACCGGCGGACGCGACTATGGGCGCCAGCCGCAAGGGTATGATTACGACGATCGCGGCTTCTTCGACCGCGCCGGCGACGAGGTCCGCTCGTGGTTCGGCGACGAGGAGGCCGAACGCCGCCGCGAGCTCGATTCGCGCTACGACGATCGCAACGATCATTCGCATCAGGGCGCGTCCTATGGCCGCGATCAGGATTACCACCAGTGGCGCCGCGGCCAGATCGACGCGCTCGACCGCGACTACCACGAATATCGCACCGAAAACCGCTCGAAGTTCGAGAACGAGTTCGGCGCCTGGCGCACCGAGCGCCAGACCCAGCGTGGCGCGCTCTCCAAGGTCGAGGAGCATTTCGAGGTGATCGGGTCGGACGGCCAGCATATCGGCACGGTCGACAAGGTGCGTGGCGACCGCATCATCCTCACCAAGAGCGATGCGAACGCCGGCGGCCATCATCACTCGATCCCGTCGCGCTGGATCGACTCGGTCGATGGCAAGCAGGTCACCGTCCGCAAGACCGCCGAGGAAGCCAAGGCGCACTGGCGCGACGAGGACCGCAATACCGCGTTCTTCAACGAAAGCGGCAATGATCGCGACGCGAACCGCACCGCCTCGACTCAGGACCGGTCGCTCAACCGCAGCTTCTCGGGCACGTACTAA
- a CDS encoding SDR family NAD(P)-dependent oxidoreductase, with the protein MARDTWLITGASAGLGALFAERAAAEGHDVILVARRADRLEALAAKIRATGVSANVIACDLAASGAVAGLMREIAARGLAVNTLVNNAGFGVRGAFVQGDGAVQAEMIDLNCRALVELAHAVLPGMVKMRRGGILNVASTAAFQPGPGMAVYYATKAFVLSFSEALHEEVRASGVRVTALCPGPTRTEFADIAGMGASAFFEKNAADAETVVRDGMRALARGRAIKVSGAMNAAMAGSVGLLPRGLTRRVSARVQKMLAG; encoded by the coding sequence ATGGCACGCGATACCTGGCTGATTACCGGCGCCTCGGCGGGGCTCGGCGCGCTGTTTGCCGAGCGTGCGGCGGCGGAAGGGCATGACGTGATCCTGGTCGCGCGGCGGGCCGACCGGCTCGAAGCGCTGGCCGCTAAGATCCGCGCTACGGGGGTGTCGGCCAACGTGATCGCGTGCGATCTCGCCGCGAGCGGCGCGGTCGCCGGGCTGATGCGCGAGATTGCCGCGCGCGGGCTGGCGGTGAACACGCTCGTCAACAATGCCGGCTTCGGGGTTCGCGGCGCATTCGTGCAGGGCGACGGCGCGGTGCAGGCGGAAATGATCGATCTCAATTGCCGCGCGCTGGTCGAACTCGCTCATGCGGTGTTGCCCGGCATGGTGAAGATGCGGCGTGGCGGCATCCTCAATGTCGCCTCCACCGCCGCGTTCCAGCCGGGGCCGGGGATGGCGGTCTATTATGCGACCAAGGCGTTCGTGCTGAGCTTCTCCGAAGCGCTGCACGAGGAGGTGCGCGCCAGCGGGGTGCGCGTGACGGCGCTGTGCCCCGGGCCGACGCGGACCGAGTTCGCGGATATCGCGGGCATGGGCGCAAGTGCGTTCTTCGAGAAGAACGCCGCCGATGCCGAGACGGTGGTGCGCGATGGCATGCGCGCGCTGGCGCGGGGGCGGGCGATCAAGGTGTCAGGCGCGATGAACGCGGCGATGGCGGGATCGGTCGGGTTGCTGCCGCGCGGGCTGACGCGGCGCGTCTCGGCGCGGGTGCAGAAGATGCTGGCGGGGTAG